From Aspergillus fumigatus Af293 chromosome 5, whole genome shotgun sequence, a single genomic window includes:
- a CDS encoding GTPase RIA1 — translation MPVVNVDDLVRLQQRPEDIRNICILAHVDHGKTSLTDGLIATNGIISPKLAGKIRYLDSRPDEQLRGITMESSAISLYFSMMRRSSPDTPPQPREYLINLIDSPGHIDFSSEVSTASRLCDGALVLVDAVEGVCSQTVTVLRQTWVEQLKPILVINKIDRLVGELKMSPSEAYSHLSRLLEQVNAVIGSFYQGERMEEDLQWRERMEDRINASAARTAQKQGQGDETNMSSVDEAEFEEKNDEEIYFAPEKNNVIFCSAIDGWAFTVRQFAALYERKLGIKRSILEKVLWGDFYLDPKTKRVLGPKHLKGRALKPMFVQLVLDSIWAAYEATTGGGKGKGDPALLEKITKSLNITIPPYVLRSRDPRNIMMTLFSMWLPLSTAVLVSVIEYLPSPPAAQATRLPGLIEGSPGAGFVDKKVKEAMVAFKTGTDAPVVAYVSKMVAIPESELLSSKKRSGATLSADEAREIARKKREEIAKMQAEAGGNGNEMDDYARVTSAFEVTTLDDGEEQGEPEDKEDPEHLVGFARLYSGTLSVGDEVYVLAPKFSPEHPHAHPEPQKVTVTDLYLLMGRSLEPLKTVPAGVIFGIGGLAGHILKNGTLCSQLEGSINLAGVSLNAPPIVRVSLEPANPADLNKMVTGLRLLEQSDPCAQYEVLPSGEHVILTAGELHLERCIKDLRERFAKCEIQTGQTIVPYRETIVSAPEMAPPKKPDLGRGCVLAVSPSKQLTVKLRVVPLPEAVTDFISKNVGTIKRLQSEKRSAGETKSDAKASNGSLETTQQAESGDASGEAREGSQLSLEDFKKELTRIFNEEVKEGKELWANVVDRITAFGPRRVGPNILVDATVVNTCEKFLLDDPKQQLSATAEESSRDALTVRDFNDKLAHAFQLATGQGPLCHEPMQGIAVFLEELSINASEEELDIGRLTGEVIRLVRESITQGFLDWSPRIMLAMYSCEIQASTEVLGRVYGVITRRRGRIISETMKEGTPFFTILALLPVAESFGFAEEIRKRTSGAAQPQLIFAGFEALDEDPFWVPATEEELEDLGELADRENVAKRYMDAVRRRKGLVVQGRKLIDAEKQKTLKK, via the exons ATGCCTGTCGTTAATGTAGATGATCTTGTCCGTCTCCAACAGAGGCCTGAGGACATACGGAAT ATTTGTATTCTTGCCCACGTT GATCATGGGAAAACTTCGCTGACAGATGGTCTCATCGCCACAAATGGCATTATTTCCCCGAAATTGGCAGGAAAGATCCGCTATCTGGACTCACGTCCAGATGAGCAGCTTCGCGGAATCACTATGGAGTCGTCTGCTATTTCCCTGTATTTCTCCATGATGCGTCGCTCGTCTCCTGatactcctcctcagcctAGAGAGTACCTGATCAACCTGATCGACTCGCCTGGACATATCGACTTCAGCAGCGAAGTATCGACAGCTTCAAGGCTCTGCGACGGTGCTCTAGTTCTTGTTGACGCCGTTGAGGGTGTCTGCAGTCAAACTGTCACAGTGCTACGTCAGACTTGGGTCGAGCAGCTCAAACCGATTTTGGTCATCAACAAGATCGACAGACTGGTGGGAGAGTTGAAAATGAGCCCCAGTGAAGCTTACTCTCATTTGAGCAGACTCTTAGAGCAAGTTAACGCTGTCATCGGAAGTTTCTATCAGGGCGAACGGATGGAGGAAGACCTCCAGTGGCGAGAGCGTATGGAGGACCGTATCAATGCCTCCGCTGCTCGAACCGCTCAGAAGCAGGGACAAGGCGATGAGACAAACATGAGCAGCGTCGATGAGGCGGAATTTGAGGAAAAGAACGATGAGGAAATCTACTTCGCCCCGGAGAAAAACAATGTCATTTTCTGTAGTGCCATCGATGGCTGGGCTTTCACTGTTCGCCAGTTTGCCGCCCTCTACGAGAGGAAACTAGGTATCAAACGATCGATTCTTGAGAAAGTGCTATGGGGAGACTTCTACCTTGACCCTAAGACAAAACGTGTCTTGGGGCCGAAGCATTTGAAAGGACGGGCCCTCAAGCCAATGTTTGTTCAATTGGTGCTAGACAGTATCTGGGCTGCATACGAAGCTACAACTGGTggaggcaaaggcaaagg AGATCCAGCTTTGTTGGAAAAGATCACCAAGTCCTTGAACATCACCATTCCGCCTTATGTTCTTCGCTCTCGAGATCCCAGAAACATTATGATGACCTTGTTCTCCATGTGGCTTCCTTTATCCACTGCTGTTTTGGTGTCTGTTATTGAATATCTTCCCAGCCCACCTGCTGCCCAAGCTACTCGACTACCAGGATTAATTGAAGGCTCCCCTGGTGCTGGCTTTGTCgacaagaaggtcaaggaagcaATGGTGGCGTTCAAGACAGGCACAGACGCTCCTGTGGTAGCCTATGTCAGCAAGATGGTTGCGATTCCTGAAAGTGAGCTTCTGTCTAGCAAAAAGCGCTCCGGTGCGACCTTGTCAGCAGACGAAGCCCGCGAAATCGCACGCAAGAAGCGAGAAGAGATTGCAAAGATGCAGGCGGAGGCAGGAGGAAACGGGAATGAGATGGACGACTACGCGCGGGTCACTTCAGCGTTCGAAGTGACGACATTAGACGATGGCGAGGAACAAGGGGAACCAGAGGATAAGGAAGACCCGGAGCACTTGGTTGGTTTTGCACGACTGTACTCAGGCACTCTCTCTGTTGGTGATGAGGTCTATGTGCTGGCACCCAAATTCTCTCCGGAGCATCCTCATGCACACCCTGAGCCACAGAAGGTGACAGTTACGGATCTATATCTCCTTATGGGCAGGAGCCTGGAGCCGCTCAAGACCGTTCCCGCGGGAGTGATTTTCGGTATCGGTGGCCTTGCAGGTCATATTCTCAAGAACGGAACACTTTGCTCGCAGCTTGAAGGAAGTATCAACTTGGCTGGCGTCTCGCTAAACGCCCCACCGATTGTAAGAGTTTCGCTTGAGCCGGCCAACCCTGCAGACCTGAACAAGATGGTTACCGGTCTGCGCCTTCTCGAACAAAGTGACCCATGTGCACAATATGAGGTCCTCCCTAGTGGTGAGCATGTGATCCTGACTGCCGGTGAATTGCATCTTGAGCGCTGCATAAAAGATCTCCGCGAGCGCTTTGCCAAATGCGAGATCCAAACCGGTCAGACAATCGTACCATACAGGGAAACAATTGTCAGCGCGCCGGAAATGGCGCCTCCAAAGAAACCAGACCTTGGCCGAGGATGTGTGTTGGCCGTTTCTCCTTCGAAACAATTGACTGTGAAGTTGCGCGTTGTGCCCTTACCTGAAGCAGTGACGGACTTCATCTCCAAGAACGTTGGAACAATCAAGCGTCTCCAGTCCGAGAAACGCTCAGCGGGTGAGACCAAATCCGATGCGAAAGCAAGCAACGGGTCATTGGAGACCACACAACAGGCTGAGTCCGGCGATGCTTCTGGAGAAGCCCGAGAGGGCAGTCAACTTTCCCTAGAAGACTTCAAAAAGGAGCTCACCAGGATCTTCAACGAGGAGGTTAAGGAGGGCAAAGAATTATGGGCAAATGTCGTCGACAGAATCACTGCTTTCGGTCCTCGACGAGTTGGACCGAACATCTTGGTAGACGCCACAGTGGTGAACACCTGCGAAAAGTT CCTGCTCGACGACCCCAAACAGCAACTCAGCGCTACAGCCGAAGAAAGTAGCCGTGACGCACTGACGGTCCGCGACTTCAACGACAAGCTCGCGCACGCCTTCCAGCTTGCGACAGGTCAAGGCCCTCTCTGTCATGAACCTATGCAAGGCATCGCCGTATTTTTGGAAGAACTATCCATCAACGCCAGCGAGGAAGAACTAGACATCGGTCGCCTGACAGGCGAAGTCATCCGATTAGTGCGCGAGAGCATAACCCAAGGTTTCCTCGACTGGAGTCCCCGGATCATGCTCGCAATGTACAGTTGTGAGATCCAAGCTTCAA CTGAGGTCCTCGGCCGTGTCTACGGCGTCATTACccgccgccgcggccgcATCATCTCCGAAACAATGAAAGAAGGAACccccttcttcaccatcctGGCTCTCCTCCCCGTCGCTGAATCATTCGGCTTCGCTGAGGAAATCCGCAAACGGACGTCGGGTGCTGCACAGCCCCAACTCATCTTCGCGGGCTTCGAGGCCCTAGACGAAGATCCGTTTTGGGTCCCTGCTAcggaggaggaactggaggatTTGGGAGAGTTGGCTGACCGTGAGAATGTGGCGAAACGGTATATGGACGCCGTACGGAGGAGAAAGGGGTTGGTTGTTCAAGGTAGGAAGTTGATTgatgcggagaagcagaagacgtTGAAGAAGTAG
- a CDS encoding exosome non-catalytic core subunit CSL4: MASSLPSLAIPGQRLGPVSSYSAGPGTHVQNANIYASIAGPVVLQQAQPSSKLKSILSVSRNLPRKTDPSTSTTPMKATTTTKPKLRYNTLPAVDSIVLARVTRVQKRQATVSILVVLDESAGSQDPDPSKTASDNDNIVSILASAANPENHSNSDELRFQALIRKEDVRAVEKDRVVMDEMFRVGDIVRGSVISLGDQSFYYLTTARNDLGVVMARSEAGNMMFPVSWKEMRDPVTGAAELRKVARPF; this comes from the coding sequence ATGGCAAGCAGTCTACCCTCTTTGGCTATTCCAGGTCAGCGCCTGGGGCCAGTGTCGTCTTATTCTGCAGGACCAGGTACCCACGTGCAGAATGCCAACATTTATGCATCCATTGCTGGACCAGTGGTTCTCCAACAAGCTCAACCCAGCTCCAAATTAAAATCTATCCTCAGCGTCTCGCGGAACCTGCCGAGGAAAACGGACCCTTCTACCTCGACCACACCTATGAAAGCCACCACCACTACGAAACCGAAATTGAGGTACAACACTCTCCCCGCTGTCGACTCCATTGTATTAGCACGCGTCACCCGTGTCCAGAAACGCCAGGCTACGGTCTCCATCCTCGTTGTGCTCGATGAGTCGGCTGGTTCCCAAGACCCTGATCCGTCGAAGACGGCTTCAGACAACGACAATATTGTCTCCATCCTTGCTTCGGCGGCCAATCCTGAGAATCACAGTAACTCCGACGAGCTTCGCTTTCAGGCGCTTATCCGGAAGGAAGATGTGCGTGCTGTTGAGAAGGACCGCGTTGTGATGGATGAGATGTTCCGTGTTGGAGATATTGTGCGTGGTTCCGTCATTTCCCTGGGTGATCAGAGCTTCTATTATCTTACCACTGCGCGCAATGACCTTGGCGTCGTCATGGCACGTAGCGAGGCTGGCAATATGATGTTTCCGGTTAGCTGGAAAGAGATGAGAGACCCCGTCACCGGTGCTGCAGAATTGCGAAAGGTTGCTCGGCCGTTTTGA